In a genomic window of Candidatus Microthrix parvicella Bio17-1:
- a CDS encoding DnaJ domain-containing protein, with protein sequence MTPSDARALLGVSPQATHDEVRAAFRAQIGRHHPDVNPAPGTSARAMALIEAWEVLSVEPAVTDPPVTDPPITDPPITDPPITGPLAAWATGSSVMAAAPADEVMLWLIDAAHRVGDVTFLDMAAGLVEALVEFVDGPVVTLTLSLQGRVAAGTEVFISMEPWSRPPRPDLPDPDAVARLLAHHLCEAAAELGPPLTD encoded by the coding sequence ATGACACCGTCCGACGCCCGCGCCCTGCTCGGCGTCAGCCCGCAGGCCACCCACGACGAGGTGCGTGCGGCCTTCCGGGCACAGATCGGTCGTCATCACCCCGACGTCAACCCTGCTCCGGGCACCTCCGCCCGCGCCATGGCACTGATCGAGGCCTGGGAAGTGCTCAGCGTCGAACCGGCCGTTACAGACCCCCCGGTTACAGACCCCCCGATCACAGACCCCCCGATCACAGACCCCCCGATCACAGGTCCCCTGGCGGCGTGGGCGACCGGGTCGTCGGTCATGGCCGCCGCCCCTGCGGACGAGGTCATGCTGTGGCTGATCGATGCCGCCCACCGGGTTGGCGACGTCACCTTCCTCGACATGGCGGCAGGACTGGTCGAGGCACTGGTCGAGTTCGTCGACGGCCCGGTGGTCACCCTCACCCTGTCGCTCCAGGGACGGGTTGCCGCGGGCACCGAGGTGTTCATTTCGATGGAGCCGTGGAGCCGACCGCCGCGTCCCGACCTACCCGATCCCGACGCGGTCGCCCGCCTGCTGGCACACCATCTCTGCGAGGCGGCCGCCGAACTCGGCCCGCCCCTCACCGACTGA
- the hisG gene encoding ATP phosphoribosyltransferase, whose product MRVALPNKGALSEEAAELMSEAGYRLGRSGKALRVYDRDESVEFLFLRPRDIAIYVGSGVIDLGITGRDLSSDSQAPVDEVLSLGFGKAEFRLAAPAGSGFALVDGARIATSYDGLLGAYLTKQRVEASIIHLDGAVELAPSLGVADAVADVVQSGRTMADAGLELIGEPLLASEAVLITQRGRKPDEAARVMVERLRGVVVAAEYLMVEYDLPAELMAEATAVAPGMEGVTVTPLAREGWVAIRVMVAKAEANVVMDSLSRIGAKAILASDLRTCRL is encoded by the coding sequence ATGCGGGTGGCGCTGCCCAACAAGGGGGCCCTCTCCGAGGAGGCCGCCGAGCTGATGAGTGAGGCCGGCTACCGCCTGGGCCGCTCGGGCAAGGCGTTGCGGGTGTACGACCGGGATGAGTCGGTGGAGTTTCTCTTTCTGCGTCCCCGGGACATCGCCATCTACGTGGGCAGCGGCGTGATCGACCTGGGGATCACCGGGCGCGACCTGTCCAGCGACAGCCAGGCGCCGGTGGACGAGGTGTTGTCGCTGGGCTTCGGAAAGGCCGAGTTTCGTCTGGCCGCTCCTGCCGGTTCCGGATTCGCGCTGGTTGACGGGGCCCGAATTGCCACCTCCTACGACGGGCTCCTGGGCGCCTACCTGACGAAACAGCGCGTGGAGGCGTCGATCATCCACCTGGACGGCGCCGTCGAACTGGCGCCCAGCCTGGGCGTGGCCGACGCGGTGGCCGACGTGGTGCAGTCGGGCCGCACCATGGCCGACGCGGGCCTGGAACTGATCGGCGAGCCGCTGCTCGCCTCGGAGGCCGTGCTGATCACCCAGCGCGGGCGGAAGCCCGACGAGGCCGCCCGGGTCATGGTCGAACGCCTCCGCGGCGTGGTGGTGGCCGCCGAGTACCTGATGGTGGAGTACGACCTGCCTGCGGAACTGATGGCGGAGGCCACGGCGGTGGCCCCGGGCATGGAGGGCGTCACCGTGACGCCCCTGGCGCGCGAGGGCTGGGTGGCGATCCGGGTGATGGTGGCCAAGGCCGAGGCCAACGTCGTCATGGACTCGTTGTCCCGCATCGGAGCGAAGGCGATCCTTGCCAGCGATCTGCGGACCTGCCGGCTGTAG
- a CDS encoding M18 family aminopeptidase has protein sequence MGNPTTTDDLIRFIEASPSPYHAAGEATRRLVAAGFTSSRWGAPFPAEGPVVVRHEGFVAAWCRRGQAADAPLRIVGAHTDSPNLRVRPQPDRSVAGWQQLGVEVYGGALLNSWLDRDLGLSGRVAIAQPVATDDPASDHPTSREGITMREVRWDEPLLRVPQLAIHLDREIHTDGLKLNAQQHLTPVWGIAHGGGAPAPTSVGAAADGAGFKGWLAEELEVDPSLILAWDLMTHDLTPPALLGRRRELLAAPRLDNLCSAWAGVNAMVQAASSPAASDAATVPMLILADHEEVGSTSGVGAASAAIVRLVEAVILSADEGAAATPGGPAVGAAMGGTVIASADMAHATHPNYVDRHEPGHHIAPGAGPALKVNSNQRYASDARTAALLQRAAAGAGVNLQTYSHRGDLPCGSTIGPTLAASLGVGVVDVGAPQLSMHSARELMAVDDIQPLARLLASWLGC, from the coding sequence ATGGGCAACCCCACCACCACCGATGACCTGATTCGGTTCATCGAGGCTTCACCTTCTCCCTACCATGCGGCCGGCGAGGCCACCCGACGCCTGGTGGCCGCCGGGTTCACGTCAAGCCGATGGGGCGCTCCGTTCCCGGCGGAAGGTCCGGTGGTGGTGCGCCACGAGGGTTTCGTTGCGGCCTGGTGTCGCCGTGGCCAGGCGGCAGACGCCCCGCTGCGCATCGTCGGAGCACACACCGACAGCCCCAACCTGCGCGTCCGGCCGCAGCCCGATCGTTCGGTGGCCGGATGGCAGCAGTTGGGCGTCGAGGTCTACGGCGGCGCGTTGCTCAACAGTTGGCTCGACCGTGACCTCGGATTGTCGGGCCGGGTCGCCATCGCCCAGCCAGTTGCCACCGATGATCCGGCGTCTGACCATCCAACCTCCCGCGAGGGGATCACGATGCGGGAGGTGCGCTGGGACGAACCGTTGCTGCGGGTGCCCCAACTGGCGATCCACCTCGACCGGGAGATCCACACCGACGGCCTCAAGCTGAACGCCCAACAGCACCTCACCCCGGTGTGGGGCATCGCCCACGGCGGGGGCGCCCCCGCCCCCACCTCCGTCGGAGCTGCCGCTGATGGCGCCGGTTTCAAGGGCTGGCTGGCCGAGGAGCTCGAGGTCGATCCCAGCCTGATCCTCGCTTGGGATCTGATGACCCACGACCTCACCCCGCCGGCACTCCTCGGCAGGCGCCGCGAGCTCCTCGCGGCTCCGCGGCTGGACAACCTCTGCTCGGCCTGGGCCGGCGTCAACGCCATGGTTCAGGCCGCATCCTCGCCCGCTGCGAGCGACGCCGCCACGGTGCCGATGTTGATCCTGGCCGACCACGAGGAGGTGGGGTCCACCAGTGGCGTGGGTGCGGCCTCCGCAGCGATCGTTCGACTCGTCGAGGCCGTGATCCTCTCGGCGGACGAGGGCGCCGCTGCCACACCCGGCGGCCCGGCAGTGGGCGCTGCCATGGGCGGCACGGTGATCGCCTCGGCCGACATGGCACACGCCACCCACCCCAACTACGTCGACCGCCACGAGCCGGGTCACCACATCGCTCCCGGCGCCGGCCCGGCCCTCAAGGTCAACTCCAACCAGCGCTACGCCTCCGACGCCCGAACGGCCGCCTTGTTGCAGCGCGCCGCCGCAGGGGCGGGTGTGAACCTCCAGACGTACTCCCACCGGGGCGACCTGCCATGTGGCTCCACCATCGGCCCCACCCTGGCCGCCTCGCTGGGCGTTGGTGTGGTCGACGTGGGCGCACCTCAGTTGTCGATGCACTCGGCACGCGAGCTGATGGCGGTCGACGACATTCAACCGTTGGCCCGGCTGCTGGCCTCCTGGCTTGGCTGCTGA
- a CDS encoding ABC1 kinase family protein, which translates to MGLAAASAVAIAARRRGRQAPTMVTARMARRAQLARVGAKAGATVALSRARSVGAAPERKAELRAEAELASAEAVAEALGNMKGALMKLGQMASYLETGLPEPVRQALVQLQSDAPPMAPELAAKMVTDELGAPPDELFAEWGERPIAAASIGQVHRAVTHDGREVAVKVQYPGVDDAIRHDLETSDVVFNALGMMFPGMDPKPIVAELRERLTEELDYRAEADHQRRFAAYYEGHPTISVPAVIDEYSTGRVLCSEFVQGRRWADIVEAPQAERDLFGETIFRYVFGSIYGMHAFNGDPHPGNYLFGEDGRVSFLDYGLVKTFDVATVADFESLIVAMVIDHDLERFRSEVERIGLLPADAPFTIEQVASYFGHFYDHIAEEGVHSIGSDWSAEAVRRYFDLTGPYADIMKSANLPGDWVIVQRINLGLFALLGELGATANWRLISEELWPSVGGPPSTPMGEAIAAWEAARAGTAQDTTVVC; encoded by the coding sequence GTGGGCCTGGCAGCCGCGTCTGCCGTGGCGATCGCCGCCCGGCGCAGGGGGCGTCAGGCACCCACCATGGTCACCGCCCGGATGGCCCGCCGTGCACAGCTGGCCCGCGTGGGGGCCAAGGCCGGCGCCACCGTCGCCCTGAGCCGGGCGCGGTCGGTTGGTGCGGCGCCGGAGCGAAAGGCCGAACTGCGCGCCGAGGCCGAGTTGGCCTCGGCGGAGGCGGTGGCCGAGGCCCTCGGCAACATGAAGGGCGCGCTGATGAAGCTGGGACAGATGGCCAGCTACCTGGAGACCGGGCTGCCCGAGCCGGTGCGCCAGGCATTGGTGCAGTTGCAGTCCGATGCTCCCCCGATGGCCCCGGAACTGGCGGCCAAGATGGTGACCGATGAGCTCGGCGCGCCCCCGGATGAGCTGTTTGCCGAGTGGGGCGAACGTCCGATTGCTGCTGCGAGCATTGGGCAGGTGCATCGGGCGGTGACCCACGACGGACGCGAGGTGGCCGTCAAGGTGCAGTACCCGGGGGTCGACGACGCGATCCGTCACGACCTGGAGACCTCCGACGTGGTGTTCAATGCGCTGGGCATGATGTTCCCAGGGATGGACCCCAAGCCGATCGTGGCCGAGTTGCGGGAGCGGCTGACCGAGGAGCTCGACTACCGGGCCGAGGCCGATCATCAACGCCGATTCGCAGCGTATTACGAGGGCCATCCCACCATCTCCGTTCCGGCCGTGATCGACGAGTACTCCACCGGGCGGGTGCTGTGCAGCGAGTTCGTGCAGGGCAGACGCTGGGCCGACATCGTCGAGGCGCCCCAGGCCGAACGGGACCTGTTCGGAGAGACCATCTTTCGCTACGTGTTCGGGTCGATCTACGGCATGCACGCATTCAACGGCGACCCGCATCCGGGCAACTACCTGTTTGGTGAGGACGGCCGGGTGAGCTTTCTCGACTACGGCCTGGTGAAAACGTTTGATGTCGCCACCGTCGCCGACTTCGAGTCGCTGATCGTCGCCATGGTGATCGACCACGACCTGGAGCGGTTCCGCAGCGAGGTGGAACGCATCGGGTTGTTGCCTGCTGATGCGCCGTTCACCATTGAGCAGGTGGCCTCGTACTTCGGTCACTTCTACGACCACATCGCCGAGGAGGGTGTGCACAGCATCGGGTCCGACTGGTCGGCCGAAGCGGTACGTCGCTACTTCGACCTCACCGGCCCGTACGCCGACATCATGAAGTCGGCCAACCTGCCGGGCGACTGGGTGATCGTGCAGCGCATCAACCTCGGTTTGTTTGCGCTGTTGGGGGAACTGGGTGCCACCGCGAACTGGCGCCTGATCTCGGAGGAGTTATGGCCCAGCGTGGGGGGCCCTCCCTCAACCCCGATGGGCGAGGCCATCGCCGCCTGGGAGGCAGCGCGTGCCGGGACCGCACAGGACACCACCGTGGTCTGCTGA
- a CDS encoding CapA family protein: MAAERVVRRVRHRRFAPAPLTGATARAAASVVLAVLLAACSGANRSPGSTASSAPTTANPGSATASPTSPVAPSTGSGQAVTMVFGGDTAIRGPSVKLLEADPASVFGPITEQLTGADLALLNLETAITTGPATPEDKEFTFSTGPEVFDALRAAGVDGVSMANNHAVDFGVDGLAQSLDAIDADGFPVVGIGRDEAAAYAPHVFEVNGQRIAVLGTTEVIDSQLVKTWTATDSQPGLSSAKRVDRLVEAVRAARTDADTVVVLIHRGTQYVPCPTDVQLALADALSEAGADIVVGGHQHRVGGAGFYGSALVGYGLGNFLFSASSPAASHSGLLEVTATGRRIDGYRWIPAVINDDAQPIPVPPDVRPYRGLMNDWNALRTCTDLTADRRDG; the protein is encoded by the coding sequence TTGGCTGCTGAGCGGGTCGTTCGACGCGTGCGCCACCGACGTTTCGCTCCAGCGCCGCTCACGGGCGCGACGGCTCGGGCGGCGGCGAGCGTCGTGCTCGCCGTCCTGCTCGCCGCCTGCTCCGGAGCGAACCGATCGCCCGGTTCGACGGCCTCCTCGGCACCGACGACGGCGAACCCGGGGTCGGCCACCGCCTCGCCCACCTCGCCCGTCGCCCCCAGCACGGGTTCCGGACAGGCGGTCACCATGGTCTTTGGCGGCGACACGGCCATCCGGGGCCCCAGCGTCAAGTTGCTGGAGGCCGACCCGGCTTCGGTCTTCGGGCCGATCACCGAGCAACTCACGGGTGCCGACCTGGCATTGCTGAACCTGGAGACCGCCATCACCACCGGCCCGGCCACTCCCGAAGACAAGGAGTTCACGTTCTCCACCGGACCCGAGGTGTTCGATGCGCTTCGCGCTGCGGGGGTGGACGGCGTGTCGATGGCCAACAACCACGCCGTCGATTTTGGCGTCGACGGCCTGGCCCAGAGCCTCGATGCGATCGACGCCGACGGTTTCCCCGTGGTGGGCATCGGGCGGGATGAGGCGGCCGCCTACGCCCCGCACGTCTTCGAGGTGAACGGGCAACGCATCGCCGTGCTCGGCACCACCGAGGTCATCGATTCACAGCTGGTCAAAACCTGGACCGCCACCGATTCTCAGCCCGGTTTGTCGTCGGCCAAACGGGTCGACCGTCTCGTCGAGGCCGTTCGGGCCGCCCGCACCGATGCCGACACGGTGGTGGTGCTCATCCACAGGGGTACCCAGTACGTGCCGTGTCCCACCGATGTCCAGTTGGCGCTGGCCGACGCGCTCTCCGAGGCCGGCGCCGACATCGTCGTCGGGGGCCACCAACACCGCGTGGGTGGCGCCGGTTTTTACGGCTCGGCGCTGGTCGGCTACGGCCTGGGCAACTTCTTGTTCTCGGCCAGTTCCCCGGCTGCGAGCCACAGCGGACTGCTGGAGGTCACGGCCACCGGCCGCCGCATCGACGGCTACCGCTGGATCCCGGCGGTGATCAACGATGACGCACAGCCGATACCCGTCCCGCCGGACGTACGGCCCTATCGGGGCCTGATGAACGACTGGAACGCCCTCCGAACCTGCACCGATCTCACGGCCGACCGGCGCGACGGTTAG
- a CDS encoding phosphoribosyl-ATP diphosphatase has product MKRFEELFGELQTKVAAGDPDSGTVAAVAAGPHEVGKKLVEEAAEVWMAAEHEGPARTAEEISQLLYHLQVMMLATGLSLEDVYAHL; this is encoded by the coding sequence ATGAAGCGATTCGAAGAGCTCTTTGGTGAGCTCCAGACCAAGGTGGCTGCGGGCGACCCTGACTCCGGCACGGTGGCGGCGGTGGCCGCCGGGCCTCACGAGGTGGGCAAGAAGTTGGTGGAGGAGGCGGCCGAGGTGTGGATGGCGGCCGAGCACGAGGGCCCCGCACGGACCGCTGAGGAGATCAGCCAGTTGCTCTATCACCTGCAGGTGATGATGCTGGCCACCGGCTTGAGCCTGGAGGACGTGTATGCCCACCTCTGA